Proteins co-encoded in one Girardinichthys multiradiatus isolate DD_20200921_A chromosome 11, DD_fGirMul_XY1, whole genome shotgun sequence genomic window:
- the aldocb gene encoding fructose-bisphosphate aldolase C-B yields MTHQYPALTAEQKKELQDIAQRIVAPGKGILAADESTGSMAKRLNPIGVENTEENRRRYRQLLFTADQRVDSCIGGVIFFHETLYQKTDDGTPFAQLIKDRGIVVGIKVDKGVVPLAGTNGETTTQGLDGLSERCAQYKKDGADFAKWRSVLKISETTPSQLAILENANVLARYASICQQNGIVPIVEPEILPDGEHDLKRCQYITEKVLAAVYKALSDHHVYLEGTLLKPNMVTPGHSCPTKFSGEEIAMATVTALRRTVPPAVTGVTFLSGGQSEEEATVNLNAINTCPLVKPWALTFSYGRALQASALNAWKGELSNEKAATEEFIKRAQANGLAALGKYKTSGSAGAAAKSLYVANHAY; encoded by the exons ATGACTCACCAGTACCCCGCACTGACTGCTGAGCAGaagaaggagctgcaggacatCGCTCAAAGGATAGTAGCCCCAGGAAAAGGCATCCTGGCTGCCGATGAGTCCACCG GCAGCATGGCGAAACGCCTGAACCCAATTGGGGTTGAGAACACTGAGGAGAACAGGCGTCGCTACCGCCAGCTGCTTTTCACCGCCGACCAGCGCGTCGACAGCTGTATCGGAGGTGTCATCTTCTTCCATGAAACCCTCTACCAGAAAACCGACGATGGCACCCCTTTTGCTCAGCTCATCAAAGACCGCGGCATTGTTGTTGGCATCAAG gTTGACAAAGGTGTTGTGCCCCTTGCTGGAACAAATGGAGAGACCACCACCCAGG GTTTGGACGGGCTCAGTGAGCGCTGTGCTCAGTACAAGAAGGACGGCGCAGACTTCGCCAAGTGGCGTAGTGTGCTGAAGATCAGCGAGACTACACCATCTCAGCTGGCCATCTTGGAGAATGCGAATGTACTGGCACGATACGCAAGCATCTGCCAGCAG AATGGCATTGTCCCAATTGTGGAGCCAGAGATCCTCCCTGATGGGGAGCACGACTTGAAGCGTTGCCAGTACATCACAGAGAAG GTCCTTGCTGCAGTATACAAGGCTCTGTCAGACCACCATGTGTACCTGGAGGGAACATTGCTGAAACCCAACATGGTCACGCCTGGACACTCCTGTCCCACCAAGTTCTCTGGCGAGGAAATCGCCATGGCTACCGTCACTGCCCTGCGCCGCACTGTACCTCCAGCAGTTACAG GTGTGACATTCTTGTCTGGTGGCCAGTCTGAGGAGGAGGCCACCGTGAACCTGAATGCCATCAACACCTGCCCTCTCGTCAAGCCATGGGCCCTGACCTTCTCCTACGGCCGTGCCCTGCAGGCCTCCGCCCTGAACGCATGGAAAGGAGAACTGAGCAACGAGAAAGCTGCCACTGAGGAATTCATCAAGCGTGCCCAG GCTAACGGGCTGGCTGCTCTCGGAAAGTACAAGACCTCTGGAAGTGCTGGCGCCGCTGCTAAATCCCTCTATGTGGCTAACCATGCTTATTAA